A genomic window from Candidatus Thiocaldithrix dubininis includes:
- a CDS encoding ABC transporter substrate-binding protein: protein MRTLHYLNLVLCGWCCWTATWAQDPPPSPTPSAAAAPATVEPMSAPTHKALNTLTIAYIDLQEDARYDDKRMAKHFFGQALGRPYAGAEVALKEVKFHGQAAGVQFALQHITGKDSADLIKQLETLSAQGLQYVVADLPAAQLLEVSQAFKDKTILFFNATATDDALRQTQCQANIYHTIPNVAMQTDGLVQYLVAHKWRNVLVLEGTLPEDKLLTTALERSAKRYGAKLVEKRNFVLGTDPREREQNNVALLTGGEYDVVYIADSQGEFARNAAYQTLLPRPVVGSEGLNALAWNWAWERHGAPQVEKRFEKQAERPMTAPDWGAWMAVKAIATAVQQTQTQDFAQIRAYLTADNASFDGAKGNPSSFRPWDHQLRQPLLVSTHNWVVERAPLQGFLHQTNNLDTLGFDKPDSLCKF from the coding sequence ATGCGCACGTTGCACTATTTAAACCTTGTTCTCTGTGGTTGGTGTTGTTGGACTGCGACTTGGGCGCAAGATCCTCCCCCTTCGCCCACTCCTTCCGCTGCCGCTGCACCAGCTACAGTTGAACCCATGTCGGCGCCGACCCATAAAGCGCTTAACACCCTAACCATTGCTTATATCGACTTGCAAGAGGATGCGCGTTATGACGATAAACGTATGGCGAAGCATTTCTTTGGACAAGCGTTAGGTCGGCCGTATGCGGGGGCAGAAGTCGCCTTAAAAGAAGTAAAATTTCACGGGCAAGCGGCTGGCGTACAATTTGCGTTACAACACATTACAGGCAAAGACAGCGCGGATTTAATCAAGCAACTCGAAACATTAAGCGCTCAAGGGCTGCAATATGTCGTGGCAGATTTGCCCGCAGCGCAATTATTGGAGGTAAGCCAAGCTTTTAAAGATAAAACCATTCTTTTCTTTAATGCGACCGCTACCGATGACGCCTTACGCCAAACACAATGTCAGGCGAATATTTATCACACGATTCCCAATGTAGCGATGCAAACCGATGGTTTAGTGCAATATTTGGTGGCGCATAAATGGCGTAATGTATTAGTGCTAGAAGGCACATTACCAGAGGATAAATTGCTAACAACTGCGTTAGAACGTTCTGCTAAACGTTATGGCGCAAAGCTGGTTGAGAAACGTAATTTTGTATTGGGCACTGATCCGCGTGAACGTGAGCAAAACAATGTCGCGTTACTCACTGGCGGCGAGTATGACGTGGTGTATATTGCTGATAGCCAAGGCGAATTTGCGCGGAATGCAGCGTATCAAACGTTATTACCACGCCCGGTGGTGGGCAGTGAAGGTTTAAATGCCTTAGCGTGGAATTGGGCGTGGGAACGCCACGGTGCGCCACAGGTTGAGAAGCGCTTTGAGAAGCAAGCTGAGCGGCCAATGACAGCGCCTGATTGGGGAGCTTGGATGGCAGTAAAAGCGATTGCTACCGCTGTCCAACAAACCCAAACTCAAGATTTTGCGCAAATTCGGGCTTATTTAACGGCGGATAATGCCAGTTTTGACGGGGCAAAAGGTAATCCCAGTAGTTTCCGCCCTTGGGATCACCAGTTACGCCAACCTTTACTCGTTTCGACGCATAATTGGGTAGTGGAACGTGCGCCCTTACAAGGGTTTTTACACCAAACCAATAACCTTGATACGCTTGGTTTTGATAAACCCGATTCGCTTTGTAAATTCTAA
- a CDS encoding PQQ-dependent catabolism-associated beta-propeller protein: MYPHVRGLSVMVLAVGCCLSLPSWAKGTGYVFVSSENDNVVSVLDGKTFEKIKDIPTAKRPRHLQFSPDKSLLYAACGDGASIDIIDVAKLAVVDQIKDIEDPEAFDLSPDGKSLYISLEDDGALGIVDLATKKLVKSIEVGQEPEGVLANPDGKTVYVTSEVANLVHVVEPTATEPKANIVVGNRPRRLELTPDSKELWVTSELDASVSIIDPATNTVKQKISFAPEGFRKEDITPVGLVMTKDGKTAFVTIGRANRVAVVDVASRKVETYILVGNRAWNAALNADESLLFVANGLSDDVSVIDVPNRKVLKSISVGRVPYMVVVDD, encoded by the coding sequence ATGTATCCGCACGTACGAGGTCTGAGTGTAATGGTTTTAGCCGTGGGTTGTTGCTTGAGTCTACCCAGTTGGGCGAAAGGCACAGGTTATGTGTTTGTCAGTAGCGAAAACGATAATGTTGTAAGCGTGCTGGATGGCAAAACCTTCGAGAAAATTAAAGATATTCCCACCGCTAAACGTCCGCGCCATTTGCAATTTAGCCCAGATAAAAGCCTGCTGTATGCCGCCTGTGGCGATGGTGCAAGCATTGATATAATTGATGTGGCTAAGTTAGCGGTTGTCGATCAGATTAAAGATATTGAAGACCCTGAAGCCTTTGATTTAAGTCCTGATGGTAAAAGTTTATATATTTCCTTAGAAGACGATGGCGCATTAGGCATTGTCGATTTAGCCACGAAAAAGCTGGTTAAAAGCATTGAAGTCGGGCAAGAACCCGAGGGCGTTTTAGCCAATCCCGATGGTAAAACCGTTTATGTGACCTCAGAAGTTGCGAATTTAGTGCATGTGGTTGAGCCGACCGCGACAGAACCTAAAGCCAATATTGTGGTGGGCAATCGTCCGCGTCGCTTAGAGTTAACCCCGGATAGCAAAGAGTTGTGGGTCACGAGTGAATTAGATGCATCTGTGAGCATTATTGACCCTGCTACCAATACCGTAAAACAGAAGATCAGTTTTGCACCGGAAGGTTTCCGTAAAGAAGATATAACCCCTGTAGGTTTAGTTATGACGAAAGACGGTAAAACCGCGTTTGTTACGATTGGTCGGGCGAATCGTGTGGCGGTGGTGGATGTGGCAAGCCGTAAAGTCGAAACCTATATTTTGGTAGGCAATCGGGCATGGAATGCTGCGTTAAATGCCGATGAGTCTTTATTATTTGTGGCGAATGGCTTAAGCGATGATGTATCTGTGATTGATGTACCCAATCGCAAAGTGCTGAAGTCGATTTCCGTTGGGCGCGTGCCTTACATGGTGGTAGTAGATGATTAA
- a CDS encoding ABC transporter permease, producing MATRRWPALVAICQREAIKFWHQRGRMLSALVRPALWLIVFAAGFQNIFGVSIIPPYETYIEYQVYVVPGLLGMVLLFNGMQSSLAMVYDREMGLMRLLLTAPQPRWFLLFSKLVAGTLLSVLQAYAFLALCAVFKVDLPAFGWLTVLPALVLAGLMLGALGLLLSVSIRQLENFAGTMNFVIFPMFFLSTALYPLWKLQESGATWVYKIASINPFTHAVEMIRFALYGQFNILSSSIVLGCLLLFFVLAVWGYDPQRGLVKKTRQAA from the coding sequence ATGGCAACGCGGCGCTGGCCTGCTTTAGTCGCTATTTGTCAACGCGAAGCCATTAAATTTTGGCATCAACGCGGGCGTATGCTCTCGGCTTTGGTACGCCCCGCACTTTGGCTAATCGTGTTCGCAGCCGGTTTTCAGAATATTTTTGGCGTCTCCATTATTCCGCCCTACGAAACTTATATCGAATACCAAGTGTATGTTGTGCCCGGCTTACTCGGCATGGTGTTGTTATTTAATGGTATGCAGTCCTCTTTGGCAATGGTTTACGACCGCGAAATGGGGTTGATGCGGTTATTGCTCACCGCACCACAACCGCGCTGGTTTCTGCTGTTTAGCAAATTGGTGGCAGGTACGCTGTTATCGGTGTTACAAGCGTATGCCTTCTTAGCCTTATGTGCAGTGTTCAAGGTAGATCTACCCGCGTTCGGTTGGTTAACGGTATTACCTGCCTTGGTATTAGCGGGCTTAATGCTCGGCGCATTAGGTTTATTACTGTCGGTTTCGATTCGCCAATTGGAAAATTTCGCAGGCACGATGAACTTCGTGATTTTTCCTATGTTTTTTCTTTCAACTGCTTTGTATCCGCTGTGGAAGTTACAAGAATCCGGCGCGACGTGGGTTTATAAAATCGCCAGTATCAACCCCTTTACCCACGCAGTTGAAATGATACGGTTTGCCCTTTACGGTCAATTTAATATCCTCTCCTCCTCGATCGTATTGGGCTGTTTATTACTGTTTTTCGTCTTAGCAGTTTGGGGTTATGACCCACAACGCGGCTTAGTGAAAAAAACGCGGCAGGCGGCTTAA
- a CDS encoding transporter substrate-binding domain-containing protein produces MRQLKLLLLSLCLCLPGLSFALEKVRVGVLEFGTVNWELDVMQQHKLAEQQGIALEIVPLASADASTVALQGGAVDVIVSDWVWVARQRAAEQDYTLFPYSTAVGSLLARPQANIKTLADLKGKKLGVAGGANDKSWLFLQAYAKKIANLDLSQAASVQYAAPPLLNELMQQGELDAVLNFWHYAARLQVDGLQTVIRMPQVLQGLGIQPDLPLIGWVFSEKWAKEHSAAAKGFLSASYAAKQLLKTDDNEWQRLRPRMKAENDQVFTALREAYRAGIPACFGDKQQQAANTAFKILAETGGKTLVGDLTSLPAGTFWQGFSLPACP; encoded by the coding sequence ATGCGACAACTCAAATTATTACTGCTCAGTCTCTGTTTATGCCTGCCGGGCTTAAGCTTTGCCTTAGAAAAAGTGCGAGTCGGTGTCTTGGAATTTGGCACGGTGAATTGGGAATTAGATGTCATGCAGCAGCACAAATTGGCTGAGCAGCAAGGCATTGCCTTAGAGATTGTGCCATTAGCCTCTGCCGATGCCTCAACGGTTGCCTTACAAGGCGGTGCGGTGGATGTCATTGTGTCCGATTGGGTTTGGGTCGCAAGGCAACGTGCGGCTGAACAAGATTATACTCTCTTTCCCTACTCCACTGCGGTCGGCAGTCTATTAGCTAGACCACAAGCCAATATTAAAACGTTAGCTGATTTAAAGGGTAAAAAGCTTGGGGTAGCGGGGGGTGCAAATGATAAAAGCTGGTTATTTTTACAAGCCTATGCCAAAAAAATCGCAAACCTAGATTTAAGCCAAGCTGCCAGCGTGCAATACGCCGCACCGCCGTTACTGAATGAGCTGATGCAGCAAGGTGAGTTAGATGCGGTATTAAACTTCTGGCATTACGCCGCGCGTTTACAAGTCGACGGCTTACAAACAGTTATTCGTATGCCGCAAGTGTTACAAGGCTTAGGCATTCAACCAGACTTACCGTTAATTGGTTGGGTGTTTAGTGAAAAATGGGCAAAGGAACACAGCGCGGCGGCTAAAGGCTTTTTAAGCGCCTCGTATGCCGCTAAGCAGCTATTAAAAACAGACGATAATGAATGGCAACGTTTACGTCCGCGTATGAAAGCGGAAAACGATCAGGTATTTACCGCATTACGCGAGGCTTATCGGGCAGGTATTCCGGCGTGCTTTGGTGACAAACAGCAACAAGCGGCAAATACTGCGTTTAAGATTTTGGCAGAAACCGGCGGTAAAACATTAGTCGGCGACTTAACGAGTTTGCCAGCAGGTACCTTCTGGCAAGGTTTTAGCTTACCCGCTTGCCCCTAA
- a CDS encoding ABC transporter permease, whose translation MLKSLRQPRVLSLLIVLVGWQVLAWVLHSRSLPPPTAVLVTFGEQLASGELPKHLGATLARMLASFSLAMLIGVSLGVLMGSRAHWNAWLDSLLILSLNIPALVTIILCYIWLGLGETAAVLAVALNKIPMVVVTLREGARAIDSELMQVAKVYQLSPWQTWRSVYVPQLYPYLFAAARNGLALIWKIVLVVELLGRSNGVGFQLGNYFHFFDIKGILAYSLAFAALILALEALVLRPLERKLNRWRL comes from the coding sequence ATGCTTAAATCCTTACGCCAACCCCGCGTGTTAAGCCTGCTCATAGTCTTAGTCGGTTGGCAGGTGTTGGCTTGGGTATTACATAGCCGTAGTTTACCGCCACCCACTGCCGTATTAGTCACCTTTGGCGAGCAGCTCGCTTCGGGCGAATTACCTAAACATTTGGGTGCAACCTTAGCGCGGATGTTGGCAAGCTTTAGCTTAGCCATGTTAATCGGCGTTAGTCTTGGCGTATTGATGGGTAGCCGCGCCCATTGGAATGCATGGTTAGATAGTCTATTGATTTTAAGCCTAAATATTCCAGCATTAGTTACTATTATTCTGTGTTATATCTGGCTAGGTTTAGGCGAAACCGCAGCGGTGTTAGCCGTCGCCTTAAACAAAATTCCTATGGTAGTAGTGACGTTACGCGAAGGCGCGCGCGCGATTGATAGCGAGTTAATGCAGGTCGCTAAGGTGTATCAATTATCGCCGTGGCAAACTTGGCGTAGCGTGTATGTGCCACAACTGTACCCCTACTTATTCGCTGCCGCCCGTAATGGCTTAGCCTTAATCTGGAAAATCGTATTGGTGGTGGAATTATTGGGGCGTAGTAATGGCGTTGGCTTTCAGCTTGGCAATTATTTTCACTTTTTTGATATTAAAGGCATTCTGGCTTATAGCTTGGCATTTGCCGCGTTGATTCTAGCCTTAGAAGCTTTAGTATTACGCCCACTCGAACGCAAACTCAATCGGTGGCGGCTATGA
- a CDS encoding ABC transporter ATP-binding protein, with protein MTVQIDIHSKVFSNGTQAAKNLQLSLQQGEFVALVGPSGTGKTTLLNLIAGLDTDLQGSIQAPRHALSMMFQEPRLMPWLTVEANIRLVLDAPVMQSDTQRWTRMAQLIKQLGLSEFRHAFPKQLSGGLKRRVALARAFVTQPQLLLMDEPFQSLDEPTAHALRILLVNLWQHTRPTVLFVTHQLSEALQLADRVVFLAPRPAHVILDYPIHLARPRAVSEVQALQQALLTQYPALLTGSLAQESCHVSTDFKR; from the coding sequence ATGACGGTACAGATTGATATTCATAGCAAAGTCTTTAGTAATGGCACGCAAGCCGCCAAAAACTTGCAACTAAGCTTACAACAAGGCGAGTTTGTGGCATTAGTGGGCCCGTCGGGTACAGGTAAAACCACACTATTAAATCTAATTGCGGGGTTGGATACCGATTTACAGGGTAGTATTCAAGCCCCGCGCCACGCGTTAAGTATGATGTTCCAAGAGCCGCGTTTAATGCCTTGGCTGACGGTAGAAGCCAATATTCGCTTGGTATTAGACGCACCGGTTATGCAGTCTGATACGCAGCGTTGGACACGCATGGCGCAATTAATTAAGCAATTGGGCTTAAGCGAATTTCGCCACGCCTTTCCGAAACAATTATCCGGCGGTTTAAAACGGCGAGTCGCCTTGGCGCGGGCTTTTGTCACCCAACCGCAATTATTGCTAATGGATGAACCGTTTCAATCCTTGGATGAACCCACTGCACACGCTTTACGTATTTTATTAGTCAATTTATGGCAGCACACGCGCCCGACGGTGTTATTTGTCACACATCAGTTAAGCGAAGCCTTGCAATTGGCGGATCGCGTGGTGTTTCTAGCGCCGCGTCCCGCCCATGTGATTTTAGATTACCCAATTCACTTAGCGCGTCCGCGAGCAGTGTCTGAAGTCCAAGCCTTACAACAAGCCTTATTAACCCAATACCCCGCGCTGTTAACCGGCTCACTTGCACAGGAATCTTGCCATGTCTCAACCGATTTTAAGCGTTAA
- a CDS encoding ATP-binding cassette domain-containing protein, with protein MSQPILSVNQVSKRYGNVSALTHVSFALNSGFYALLGPNGAGKSTLFQLLTGLFAPDSGEIMVDGISIKQQLPAALAKMGVVFQQPALDLDLSVASNLSFHGKLHGLSDLIIRQRTHNLLEQLGLLSAANKPCRALSGGNRRKIELARALMTKPQLLLMDEATVGLDPASRAALLAYVHQLCDTQHLCVLWATHLIDEAEQAKQVLVLHKGKLLAQASPQILIQQTQTHHLLDAFFALSGENRSMEAKVARL; from the coding sequence ATGTCTCAACCGATTTTAAGCGTTAATCAAGTTAGCAAGCGTTATGGCAATGTTAGCGCATTAACCCATGTAAGCTTTGCATTAAACAGCGGTTTTTATGCGTTATTAGGGCCTAATGGTGCAGGCAAATCTACGCTGTTTCAATTGTTAACCGGCTTATTTGCACCCGATAGCGGCGAAATTATGGTAGACGGCATTAGCATTAAACAACAGTTACCCGCCGCGTTAGCCAAAATGGGCGTGGTGTTTCAACAACCTGCGTTGGATTTAGATTTAAGCGTCGCTAGTAATTTAAGCTTTCATGGCAAGTTACACGGTTTGAGCGATTTAATCATTCGCCAACGTACCCACAATCTGTTGGAGCAATTGGGTTTACTATCCGCCGCGAATAAGCCGTGTCGCGCCTTAAGCGGTGGTAATCGGCGTAAAATCGAGTTAGCCCGTGCCTTAATGACTAAACCACAGTTATTATTAATGGATGAAGCGACGGTTGGGCTTGATCCCGCCTCGCGAGCAGCATTATTGGCGTATGTGCATCAGCTATGTGATACCCAACACTTATGCGTATTGTGGGCAACGCATTTAATTGACGAAGCCGAACAGGCTAAGCAAGTGTTGGTATTACACAAAGGCAAATTATTGGCGCAAGCCAGCCCGCAAATCTTAATTCAGCAAACCCAAACCCATCATCTATTAGATGCGTTTTTTGCCTTATCCGGTGAAAATCGCAGCATGGAAGCCAAGGTTGCACGTTTATGA
- a CDS encoding alpha/beta fold hydrolase, with the protein MSRLQVDHGHELYYAEFGNPHGIPLLFMHGGPGSRCDPSHAHYLRPDLFRIIQLDQRGCGQSTPHGHLAANTTEDLVHDMQRLKAHLGIERWVIYGGSWGAVLALQYAKQFPQATLGVLLRGAFLARLVDWQWFALPRGIAQQWPLAYQAMLDAAQVPYGHDPVPYFYQCLQTPNELAYRAALAWNTWEACVMGVTPPRVNADATTWLTSIQRVQVHFHYAANQFFLGEQGICADLNQLQAIPIYAVHGLQDGACRYSAITELAAQLPNMQVLGVTAGHGLHEQTMQQGLQRITTHLAQSLGLL; encoded by the coding sequence ATGAGTAGATTACAGGTCGATCACGGGCATGAACTGTATTATGCCGAATTCGGTAATCCCCACGGTATTCCCTTGTTATTTATGCACGGTGGCCCCGGTTCGCGTTGTGATCCCTCCCATGCCCACTACTTACGCCCTGACTTATTCCGTATTATTCAACTGGATCAACGCGGTTGTGGGCAATCCACGCCACACGGTCATTTAGCAGCAAACACGACTGAAGACTTAGTGCACGATATGCAGCGTTTAAAAGCACATTTAGGCATTGAACGCTGGGTAATTTATGGAGGCTCGTGGGGTGCAGTTTTAGCCTTACAATACGCCAAGCAATTTCCCCAAGCGACCTTAGGCGTGTTATTGCGCGGCGCATTTTTAGCGCGGCTCGTCGATTGGCAGTGGTTCGCGTTACCACGGGGCATAGCTCAGCAATGGCCGCTTGCGTATCAAGCCATGTTAGACGCAGCGCAAGTACCGTATGGGCATGATCCCGTACCGTATTTTTATCAGTGTTTGCAAACGCCTAATGAACTTGCTTATCGCGCTGCCTTGGCATGGAATACATGGGAAGCCTGTGTTATGGGTGTGACGCCCCCCCGTGTTAATGCGGATGCAACCACTTGGCTTACCAGTATTCAACGCGTACAAGTTCATTTTCATTATGCCGCTAATCAATTCTTTCTCGGTGAACAAGGCATCTGTGCCGATTTAAACCAATTACAAGCGATACCGATTTACGCAGTACACGGTTTACAAGATGGGGCGTGTCGGTATAGCGCTATCACCGAATTGGCTGCACAACTGCCTAACATGCAAGTGCTAGGTGTTACAGCGGGGCATGGTTTACACGAACAGACTATGCAACAAGGTTTGCAACGCATTACCACGCACTTAGCGCAAAGCTTAGGGCTGCTTTAA
- a CDS encoding methylglyoxal synthase — protein sequence MKAIGMIAHDRLKQALCAWVARNVAHFQGRTIIATGTTARLLTAENPSLTIMGLKSGPLGGDQQMGAMIADAEISALFFFQDPMTAQPHDVDVKALIRLATVYDIPVACNESTANYLISSPYFAQPALAPPNVTIEQRYGDYLSRTIQTQLKQP from the coding sequence ATGAAAGCCATTGGCATGATTGCGCATGATCGTTTAAAACAAGCCTTATGTGCGTGGGTAGCGCGGAATGTAGCACATTTTCAAGGGCGCACGATTATTGCAACGGGTACAACAGCGCGTTTATTAACAGCCGAAAATCCCAGTTTAACGATTATGGGTTTAAAAAGTGGCCCGTTAGGCGGTGATCAGCAAATGGGAGCCATGATTGCCGATGCGGAAATTAGCGCCTTATTTTTCTTTCAAGACCCCATGACTGCGCAACCGCATGACGTCGATGTTAAGGCTTTAATTCGCTTAGCCACGGTATATGATATTCCAGTCGCGTGTAATGAAAGTACTGCCAACTATTTGATTAGTAGCCCGTATTTTGCCCAGCCTGCGCTTGCGCCACCCAATGTTACAATTGAACAACGCTATGGCGATTACTTAAGCCGTACTATCCAAACTCAATTAAAGCAGCCCTAA
- the adk gene encoding adenylate kinase, which produces MRVILLGGPGAGKGTQAAFIKEKYNIPQISTGDMLRAAVKAGTPLGLEAKKVMDAGGLVSDDIILGLVKERIQEPDCANGFLFDGFPRTIPQADALKTQGVDIDAVVEIAVDDNEIIRRMSGRRVHLNSGRTYHVVFNPPKVEGKDDETGEDLIQRDDDKEETVRKRLEVYHAQTAPLIQYYSEWAGTGDANAPRYVRIEGIGSVDAIRDKIFAALG; this is translated from the coding sequence ATGCGAGTTATTTTATTAGGTGGTCCGGGCGCTGGTAAGGGAACACAAGCGGCCTTCATTAAGGAAAAATATAATATTCCGCAAATTTCCACGGGCGATATGTTACGGGCAGCCGTAAAAGCCGGTACGCCGTTAGGTTTGGAAGCTAAAAAAGTTATGGATGCGGGCGGCTTGGTTTCGGATGACATCATTCTGGGGCTAGTGAAAGAGCGTATTCAAGAGCCAGATTGTGCAAATGGTTTCTTATTTGACGGTTTCCCTCGCACCATTCCACAAGCGGATGCGTTGAAAACTCAAGGCGTGGATATTGATGCAGTGGTGGAAATTGCAGTAGATGACAACGAAATCATTCGTCGTATGAGCGGGCGTCGTGTGCATTTGAATTCAGGTCGTACTTATCACGTCGTCTTCAATCCACCGAAAGTCGAAGGCAAAGACGACGAAACTGGCGAAGATTTAATTCAACGTGATGATGATAAAGAAGAAACTGTGCGTAAACGTTTGGAAGTATATCATGCGCAAACTGCACCATTGATTCAGTATTATTCTGAATGGGCAGGCACAGGTGACGCGAATGCGCCGCGTTATGTGCGTATTGAAGGTATCGGTTCAGTCGATGCGATTCGTGACAAAATCTTTGCAGCATTAGGTTAA
- a CDS encoding LysR family transcriptional regulator, whose protein sequence is MTDSNISPQTYQMRGHFWIESSHGTFLGRGRVVLLERIRDLGSISAAARSMKMSYRQAWQLVNTMNTYSTNPLVISATGGVGGGGASLTTTGEHAIQLFWQLQQEFDEFLHKRSQHLSL, encoded by the coding sequence ATGACAGACAGCAATATTTCACCTCAAACTTATCAAATGCGTGGACATTTCTGGATAGAAAGCTCGCATGGCACGTTTTTAGGACGTGGGCGTGTGGTATTGTTGGAACGAATTCGTGATCTAGGTTCGATTAGTGCGGCGGCACGCTCTATGAAAATGTCGTATCGGCAAGCGTGGCAATTAGTGAATACCATGAACACCTATAGCACTAATCCCTTAGTGATTAGCGCCACAGGCGGTGTAGGTGGGGGTGGTGCGAGTTTAACCACGACGGGCGAACATGCCATTCAATTATTTTGGCAATTGCAACAGGAATTTGATGAATTCTTGCATAAGCGTTCACAGCATTTAAGCTTGTAA
- a CDS encoding MBL fold metallo-hydrolase, whose protein sequence is MTAHYQDLGNGIYCIDTALYRPQMAACYLIRQGEQVALVDTGTYYTVPLIMEVLADLGLSASHVRYVMPTHVHLDHAGGAGELMVQCPNATLIVHPKGAPHMIDPSKLQAGATVVYGEAGFKQDYYALTAIPKERVIAAAEGQCFDLNGRSLAFYDTPGHANHHGCIFDQQSKTCFTGDTFGISYREFDTSLGMWLFAPTTPVAFSPDEWQVSLDKLEGLQPSAMCLTHYGQVSPALFPNVRQSIKELSALAYKHLEQPENRVAVLQEEILQLWLSQLAAHGCLLSPSESRELLAVDSDLNAQGLDVWLSRIAAGKASYTP, encoded by the coding sequence ATGACCGCCCATTATCAAGATTTAGGTAACGGTATTTATTGTATTGATACCGCTTTGTATCGACCGCAAATGGCGGCTTGCTATTTGATTCGGCAAGGTGAGCAAGTGGCATTAGTGGATACGGGTACGTATTACACCGTGCCATTGATCATGGAGGTTTTAGCCGATTTGGGGTTAAGTGCGAGTCATGTGCGTTATGTAATGCCTACGCATGTGCATTTAGATCATGCTGGTGGTGCGGGTGAATTAATGGTGCAATGCCCGAATGCCACGCTAATCGTTCATCCCAAAGGTGCGCCCCATATGATTGACCCGTCTAAGTTACAAGCGGGAGCGACTGTGGTTTATGGCGAAGCAGGCTTTAAGCAAGATTATTACGCTCTGACGGCTATTCCCAAAGAACGCGTGATTGCAGCAGCAGAAGGGCAGTGCTTTGATTTAAATGGGCGCTCTTTAGCGTTCTATGATACTCCCGGCCATGCCAATCACCACGGTTGTATTTTCGATCAACAAAGCAAAACCTGCTTTACTGGTGATACTTTCGGTATTTCATATCGGGAATTTGATACTTCATTAGGCATGTGGTTATTTGCACCCACTACACCAGTCGCATTTTCACCGGATGAATGGCAAGTTAGTCTCGATAAATTAGAAGGATTACAACCGTCTGCGATGTGCTTAACACATTATGGTCAGGTCTCACCCGCATTATTTCCCAATGTACGACAAAGCATTAAAGAACTCAGTGCCCTAGCTTATAAACATCTAGAACAACCTGAGAACCGTGTAGCAGTATTGCAGGAGGAAATTTTGCAATTGTGGCTGTCCCAACTAGCCGCCCACGGTTGTTTATTATCTCCCAGCGAAAGCCGAGAATTATTAGCTGTGGATTCAGATTTAAACGCCCAAGGTTTAGATGTTTGGTTGTCGCGGATTGCTGCGGGTAAAGCCAGCTATACACCTTAA